In one Sporomusa sphaeroides DSM 2875 genomic region, the following are encoded:
- a CDS encoding 6-phosphofructokinase has product MGNADKVKTIAVLTGGGDAPGLNAVIRAVVRTALGQGLKVWGIKNGFGGMVENQLVELTNDSVAGILPRGGTILGTTNRDNPFHYPVVRDGQVIYEDLSGQALANLRQAGIEALVVIGGDGSLKIASEFYQLGLPVVAVPKTIDNDIPGTERTFGFDTAVGVAAEALDRLHTTAESHHRVMVLEVMGRYAGWIALHAGMAGGADCILLPEIPFSIDSVIAKIKERQQHGRQFSLIVIAEGAYPQGGEVSVSRIVEGSHEKIRLGGAGEKLARAIEQLTGVESRCTVLGHVQRGGTPTAFDRILSTRYGVAAAECVLEGAFGNMVALQKDRIIRRPIDDIAGKANNITADNELLRAGRSIGICFGD; this is encoded by the coding sequence ATGGGTAATGCTGACAAGGTGAAAACAATTGCCGTACTTACAGGCGGCGGGGACGCACCCGGATTGAATGCTGTTATCAGAGCTGTTGTGAGAACCGCTCTTGGTCAGGGACTTAAGGTCTGGGGTATTAAGAATGGTTTCGGCGGTATGGTGGAAAACCAGTTGGTTGAACTGACAAATGACAGTGTTGCCGGGATTTTGCCGCGGGGTGGCACGATACTGGGAACAACTAACCGTGACAATCCGTTTCATTATCCTGTAGTCCGGGACGGGCAGGTTATTTATGAAGATCTGTCAGGCCAAGCGCTGGCTAATTTGCGGCAGGCAGGTATCGAAGCCTTAGTTGTTATCGGTGGTGATGGCAGTCTCAAGATTGCTTCGGAATTTTACCAACTGGGTTTGCCGGTAGTTGCTGTCCCGAAAACCATTGATAATGATATACCGGGAACAGAACGAACCTTCGGTTTTGACACTGCTGTCGGTGTAGCCGCAGAAGCGCTGGACCGTTTGCATACTACGGCCGAATCCCACCACCGGGTCATGGTGCTGGAAGTTATGGGGCGTTATGCCGGCTGGATTGCTTTGCATGCCGGTATGGCCGGTGGTGCGGATTGTATTTTGCTGCCGGAGATACCTTTTAGCATTGATTCGGTTATCGCTAAAATTAAGGAACGTCAGCAACATGGACGCCAGTTCAGTTTAATTGTTATTGCTGAGGGTGCTTATCCGCAAGGCGGTGAAGTCTCGGTATCCCGCATTGTGGAAGGCAGTCATGAAAAAATCCGTTTAGGCGGCGCAGGGGAAAAATTAGCCAGAGCGATTGAGCAGCTCACAGGCGTAGAATCTCGCTGCACGGTATTGGGGCATGTGCAGCGTGGCGGGACGCCTACTGCCTTTGACCGGATCCTGTCCACCCGTTATGGTGTGGCTGCTGCTGAATGTGTACTGGAAGGCGCATTTGGCAATATGGTGGCACTGCAAAAAGACCGGATTATTCGCAGGCCGATTGATGATATTGCCGGCAAAGCCAACAATATTACTGCCGATAATGAACTCTTACGGGCAGGCCGGTCTATCGGTATTTGCTTCGGCGATTAA
- a CDS encoding DUF421 domain-containing protein codes for METLGITLFRVLAGMGVLFIMMLATGRRQLGEFSSFDFITSLTIGAVAGSLIVDHQTELVSSLIALVALGGLQLFFGWLSIKIRPVNYKLNFKPLLLVENGQIIKKNLRRVHMPVEILLQLLRERDVFDITTVELAVLEPHGRVSVLKKAEHMPLTPSQVNFNVSSNSILVPVILEGKLQEAALTKMGLSAQQIEEFRRLHQDTIHNVFIAFMDQNKQLHVIHDDVREQSVFLH; via the coding sequence ATGGAAACCTTGGGCATTACCCTGTTTCGGGTACTTGCAGGTATGGGAGTTTTGTTTATTATGATGCTGGCAACCGGACGCCGGCAGTTGGGCGAATTCAGCTCATTTGACTTTATAACATCGCTTACCATTGGTGCGGTGGCCGGCTCGCTGATTGTGGACCATCAAACAGAACTTGTCAGTTCGCTTATCGCCCTTGTGGCGCTTGGTGGTTTGCAACTGTTTTTTGGCTGGCTTAGTATTAAAATACGTCCGGTAAATTACAAACTGAATTTTAAACCTCTGCTGTTGGTGGAAAACGGGCAGATTATTAAAAAAAACTTACGCAGAGTACATATGCCTGTTGAGATATTACTGCAGCTTTTGCGGGAAAGAGACGTATTTGATATAACTACAGTCGAGCTTGCCGTCTTGGAGCCGCATGGCAGGGTAAGTGTACTTAAAAAAGCGGAGCATATGCCGCTGACGCCCAGTCAGGTCAATTTTAACGTCAGCTCTAACAGCATCCTGGTACCGGTAATTTTGGAGGGGAAACTGCAGGAAGCTGCCCTGACTAAAATGGGGCTTTCCGCGCAGCAGATTGAGGAGTTCCGCCGTCTGCACCAGGATACTATTCATAATGTTTTTATTGCTTTTATGGATCAGAATAAACAATTACACGTGATTCATGATGATGTCCGGGAGCAAAGTGTTTTTCTACACTGA
- a CDS encoding NUDIX hydrolase, producing MRKQRYTFCPKCGGKLHYRPVGERQRLVCTDCAATMYENPIVGVAAIVRQNDAILLGRRAAAASYPGLWCIPCGYVEYDEDIRDAAKREFLEETGLVIELGKVYAVLSNFHNPAVHTVGVWFEAKVVGGALCPGDDLDRVDYFPLDSVPDLAFPTDHDVIRMLQADMKNK from the coding sequence ATGAGAAAGCAACGATATACCTTTTGTCCTAAATGCGGCGGCAAATTGCATTACCGTCCGGTTGGTGAGCGGCAGCGCCTGGTATGTACCGATTGCGCTGCCACGATGTATGAAAATCCAATTGTCGGCGTAGCCGCTATTGTGCGGCAAAATGATGCTATTTTGCTGGGGCGCCGGGCGGCTGCCGCCAGCTATCCCGGATTGTGGTGCATACCCTGCGGCTATGTTGAATATGATGAAGATATCCGTGATGCTGCCAAACGGGAGTTCCTGGAGGAGACCGGTTTGGTTATTGAGCTCGGAAAAGTATATGCTGTTTTATCCAACTTTCACAATCCGGCAGTTCACACTGTAGGTGTATGGTTTGAGGCAAAAGTCGTCGGCGGTGCGCTATGTCCGGGTGATGATTTAGACCGGGTAGACTATTTTCCGCTCGATTCAGTGCCGGATTTGGCTTTTCCTACCGATCATGACGTCATCAGGATGCTGCAGGCGGACATGAAAAATAAGTAA
- a CDS encoding undecaprenyl-diphosphate phosphatase → MSENMIAIIIGIVEGLTEFLPISSTGHMILVGSLLGFEGEKASVFQVFIQLGAILSVFILYRDKFLAMLRPRRINIYGNGLTALHVLAGIVPVMGVAFFLHSPIKSYLFSPYTVIIGLVAGAVLMLVAEKTAKRPVTCDVDRMTIKQAFWVGLFQLLSLWPGFSRSGSTIAGGLFLGMSRKAAAEFSFIIAVPLMLVACLYDLLKIWNKLSMDDIVMFAIGFFVAFITAYISIVWFLRFLNNSTLASFAYYRFVIAGVSYYYFFMR, encoded by the coding sequence ATGAGTGAAAATATGATTGCAATAATTATTGGTATTGTCGAAGGCTTAACCGAGTTTTTGCCCATCTCTTCTACCGGGCATATGATTCTGGTTGGGTCGCTGCTGGGGTTTGAGGGAGAAAAAGCCAGCGTTTTTCAGGTGTTTATTCAATTAGGTGCTATTTTATCGGTATTCATTTTGTACCGGGACAAGTTTTTGGCCATGCTTAGGCCCAGGAGGATTAACATTTACGGTAACGGGCTGACAGCTTTGCATGTCCTGGCTGGCATTGTACCGGTAATGGGAGTGGCTTTTTTCCTGCACAGCCCGATAAAGAGTTATTTATTCTCTCCTTATACAGTGATTATTGGCTTGGTCGCCGGGGCTGTCCTGATGCTGGTGGCTGAAAAGACGGCAAAACGTCCGGTGACTTGCGATGTTGACAGAATGACGATAAAACAGGCCTTTTGGGTCGGATTGTTTCAGCTTTTATCTTTATGGCCGGGTTTTTCCCGTTCCGGTTCAACCATTGCCGGTGGTTTGTTTTTGGGAATGAGCCGCAAAGCTGCTGCTGAATTTTCCTTTATTATTGCGGTACCCTTGATGCTGGTGGCGTGCCTGTATGACTTATTGAAGATCTGGAACAAGCTGAGTATGGATGATATTGTCATGTTTGCCATTGGTTTTTTTGTTGCGTTCATTACCGCTTACATATCAATTGTTTGGTTTTTGCGTTTCCTGAATAACTCGACACTGGCTTCTTTCGCCTATTACCGGTTTGTTATTGCCGGGGTATCATATTACTATTTTTTCATGCGCTGA
- the tuf gene encoding elongation factor Tu, translating into MAKKKFERNKPHVNIGTIGHVDHGKTSLTAAITMTLAKQGGAEFMAYDQIDKAPEERERGITINTSHVEYETANRHYAHVDCPGHADYVKNMITGAAQMDGAILVVSAADGPMPQTREHILLSRQVGVPAMVVFLNKADLVDDAELMELVEMEVRELLSSYEFPGDDIPVVSGSAVKVLNCGCAKAECEWCGKIHELMAKVDEYIPTPERATDKPFLMPVEDVFTITGRGTVATGRVERGVVKVSDTIEIVGMTDKPKSTVVTGVEMFRKLLDSAVAGDNIGALLRGVERKEIERGQVLAKPGSIKPHTKFKGEVYVLSKEEGGRHTPFFTNYRPQFYFRTTDVTGVVNLPEGVEMVMPGDNIQMSIELITPIAIEEGLRFAIREGGRTVGAGVVTAVTE; encoded by the coding sequence ATGGCTAAGAAAAAGTTTGAAAGAAACAAACCCCACGTTAACATTGGCACCATCGGTCACGTTGACCATGGTAAAACCTCACTGACTGCCGCAATTACCATGACCCTGGCAAAACAAGGCGGCGCAGAATTCATGGCCTATGACCAAATCGACAAAGCCCCGGAAGAAAGAGAACGCGGTATTACCATCAACACCTCACACGTGGAATACGAAACTGCAAACCGCCACTATGCTCACGTTGACTGCCCGGGCCACGCCGACTATGTAAAAAACATGATTACCGGCGCAGCCCAAATGGACGGTGCTATCCTGGTTGTATCGGCCGCCGACGGCCCGATGCCGCAAACCCGTGAACACATCCTGCTGTCCCGTCAGGTAGGCGTACCTGCCATGGTTGTATTCTTAAACAAAGCCGACCTGGTTGATGACGCAGAACTGATGGAACTGGTAGAAATGGAAGTTCGCGAACTTCTCTCCAGCTACGAATTCCCTGGTGATGACATCCCGGTAGTAAGCGGTTCTGCCGTTAAAGTTCTTAACTGCGGCTGCGCTAAAGCCGAATGCGAATGGTGCGGTAAAATCCACGAGCTTATGGCAAAAGTGGACGAATACATTCCGACCCCGGAACGCGCTACCGACAAGCCTTTCCTGATGCCTGTAGAAGACGTGTTCACAATCACCGGTCGTGGTACAGTAGCCACCGGCCGTGTAGAACGCGGTGTGGTAAAAGTAAGTGATACCATCGAAATCGTTGGTATGACCGATAAACCGAAATCCACAGTAGTAACCGGTGTAGAAATGTTCCGGAAACTTCTGGATTCGGCAGTAGCCGGCGACAACATCGGCGCGCTCTTGCGTGGTGTAGAGCGTAAAGAAATCGAGCGCGGCCAAGTACTTGCCAAGCCTGGTTCCATTAAACCTCACACCAAATTCAAAGGCGAAGTATACGTATTGTCCAAAGAAGAAGGCGGCCGCCATACCCCGTTCTTCACCAACTATCGTCCGCAGTTCTACTTCAGAACAACTGACGTAACCGGTGTTGTAAATCTGCCGGAAGGTGTAGAAATGGTAATGCCTGGCGACAACATTCAAATGAGCATCGAGCTCATCACCCCGATCGCTATCGAAGAAGGTCTGCGTTTCGCTATTCGCGAAGGCGGCCGTACTGTTGGCGCCGGCGTTGTAACCGCTGTTACCGAGTAG
- the rpmG gene encoding 50S ribosomal protein L33 has translation MRNAVTLACTECKQRNYQTNKNKKNDPDRLEFNKYCKFCKKQTPHKETK, from the coding sequence ATGCGCAACGCGGTAACATTGGCCTGCACAGAATGCAAACAACGCAATTATCAGACCAATAAAAACAAGAAAAACGACCCGGATAGATTGGAGTTTAACAAATACTGCAAATTTTGCAAGAAGCAAACTCCACATAAAGAAACCAAGTAG
- the secE gene encoding preprotein translocase subunit SecE, which produces MAAQETAVQTNASRWKKFFREVKAELKKVTWPGRTELISFTGIVFVTVAFVAVLIWVVDAGFTQVLKAIIK; this is translated from the coding sequence ATGGCCGCTCAGGAAACAGCTGTCCAGACGAATGCATCGCGCTGGAAGAAGTTTTTTCGGGAAGTAAAAGCTGAACTTAAAAAGGTAACATGGCCGGGCCGAACAGAACTTATTTCCTTTACAGGGATTGTATTTGTAACGGTTGCTTTTGTTGCGGTCCTAATTTGGGTGGTTGATGCTGGTTTCACTCAGGTTCTAAAGGCTATCATCAAGTAG
- the nusG gene encoding transcription termination/antitermination protein NusG, whose amino-acid sequence MESEKLEKHWYVIHTYSGYENKVKTNLEKKVHSMGMENEVFRVLVPMEDEVEIKDGKKKIAKKKVFPGYVLVEMIVTDRSWYVVRNTPGVTGFVGSGTKPIPLSESEVKHILKSMGMEETKPKIDIELNQLVRITSGAFENWTATVVEINPERGKLKVLVNMFGRETPVELDFMQVVKVD is encoded by the coding sequence ATGGAATCCGAAAAACTCGAAAAACATTGGTATGTTATCCATACATATTCCGGTTATGAAAACAAGGTAAAGACCAACCTGGAAAAGAAAGTTCACTCCATGGGAATGGAAAACGAAGTCTTCCGGGTACTTGTGCCGATGGAAGATGAAGTGGAAATAAAAGATGGCAAGAAGAAAATTGCCAAGAAAAAAGTTTTCCCCGGGTATGTGCTGGTAGAGATGATTGTCACTGACCGCTCTTGGTATGTTGTGCGCAACACGCCGGGTGTTACAGGTTTTGTCGGGTCAGGAACCAAGCCTATTCCGCTGAGCGAAAGTGAAGTCAAACATATTCTCAAGTCCATGGGAATGGAAGAAACTAAACCGAAAATTGATATTGAGCTTAATCAATTGGTGCGCATCACTTCAGGGGCTTTTGAAAATTGGACAGCCACTGTGGTTGAGATCAATCCGGAACGCGGCAAACTCAAAGTGCTTGTCAACATGTTCGGACGTGAAACACCAGTAGAGCTTGATTTTATGCAAGTTGTCAAAGTAGATTAA
- the rplK gene encoding 50S ribosomal protein L11, with protein sequence MAKKVVKLVKLQVPAGKATPAPPVGPALGQAGVNIMAFVKEFNERTAQQAGLIIPVEITVFEDRSFTFITKTPPAAILLKKAAGIETASGEPNKKKVAKIKRDKVQEIAQSKMQDLNAASVEAAMRMIEGTARSMGIEIVD encoded by the coding sequence ATGGCTAAAAAGGTTGTCAAGCTTGTAAAACTGCAAGTTCCTGCCGGTAAGGCCACCCCGGCTCCTCCCGTAGGTCCGGCGCTCGGTCAGGCTGGTGTCAATATTATGGCATTTGTTAAGGAGTTTAATGAAAGAACAGCTCAGCAAGCTGGTCTCATTATTCCGGTGGAAATTACGGTGTTTGAAGATAGATCCTTTACTTTTATCACCAAAACTCCGCCTGCTGCTATTCTTCTTAAAAAAGCTGCCGGTATTGAAACTGCTTCTGGCGAACCTAACAAAAAGAAGGTTGCCAAAATTAAACGCGATAAAGTTCAGGAAATTGCTCAATCCAAAATGCAAGATCTTAACGCTGCCAGCGTTGAAGCTGCCATGCGGATGATCGAAGGTACTGCCCGCAGCATGGGCATCGAAATCGTCGACTAA
- the rplA gene encoding 50S ribosomal protein L1 has product MPKHGKKYVEAAKLVDANKLYEPEEAVELVKKTASAKFDQTVEVAVKLGVDPKHADQQVRGAVVLPFGTGKTKRVLVFAKGEKAKEAETAGADFVGAEDMVEKIQGGWTDFDVAVATPDMMGLVGRLGKILGPKGLMPNPKVGTVTLDVVRALNEIKAGKIEYRTDKAGNIHAPIGKVSFDNEKLLANFHTLIDTLIKVKPAAAKGQYMRNISLSTTMGPGVRVNPLKAPGKKE; this is encoded by the coding sequence ATGCCGAAACATGGTAAGAAGTATGTTGAAGCCGCTAAGCTCGTTGATGCCAATAAACTGTACGAGCCGGAAGAAGCGGTAGAACTTGTTAAAAAAACTGCTAGTGCTAAGTTTGACCAAACTGTAGAAGTTGCTGTTAAACTTGGTGTTGATCCTAAACACGCCGACCAACAGGTGCGTGGTGCTGTTGTGCTTCCTTTTGGTACCGGTAAAACCAAGCGGGTGCTGGTATTTGCCAAAGGTGAAAAAGCTAAAGAAGCTGAAACTGCCGGCGCAGATTTTGTTGGCGCTGAAGATATGGTGGAAAAAATCCAGGGTGGCTGGACTGATTTTGATGTTGCAGTAGCTACGCCTGACATGATGGGTTTGGTAGGCCGCCTTGGTAAAATCCTTGGCCCTAAAGGCTTAATGCCTAACCCCAAAGTTGGCACCGTTACTCTTGATGTAGTCCGTGCTCTTAACGAAATTAAAGCAGGTAAGATTGAATACCGTACCGATAAAGCGGGTAATATCCACGCTCCTATCGGTAAAGTATCTTTCGATAACGAAAAACTGCTTGCGAATTTCCACACCCTGATTGATACATTGATTAAGGTTAAGCCTGCTGCGGCCAAAGGCCAATACATGCGGAACATTTCCTTAAGCACAACAATGGGTCCTGGTGTAAGGGTTAACCCGCTCAAAGCTCCCGGCAAAAAAGAATAA
- the rplJ gene encoding 50S ribosomal protein L10, with amino-acid sequence MAVTQEKIQTVAEIKEKLSTTKGAVLTNYRGLTVAQDTKLRRKLREAGVEYRVFKNTMTRIAAKEAGIEGLDPYLEGPTAIAISYTDPVAPAKIISDFVKENKLQALEVKAGIVEGQVIDANGVKALSSLPPREVLIAQVLAGFQAPIAGFVNVLSGTMRNLVYALEAVRQQKESA; translated from the coding sequence ATGGCTGTAACTCAAGAAAAGATTCAGACAGTTGCTGAGATTAAAGAAAAACTCAGCACTACCAAAGGTGCCGTTTTGACGAACTATCGTGGTTTAACCGTTGCTCAGGATACCAAGCTTCGCCGCAAACTGCGTGAAGCAGGGGTAGAGTATCGCGTATTTAAAAATACCATGACTCGCATTGCTGCTAAAGAAGCTGGCATTGAAGGTCTTGACCCGTATCTTGAAGGTCCGACCGCTATCGCAATTTCCTATACCGATCCTGTAGCTCCGGCCAAAATTATTTCAGACTTTGTCAAAGAAAACAAATTGCAGGCTCTGGAAGTAAAAGCCGGTATTGTAGAAGGTCAAGTAATTGACGCTAACGGGGTTAAGGCTCTGTCGAGCCTGCCGCCGCGCGAAGTTCTCATTGCACAGGTTCTGGCTGGTTTCCAAGCTCCTATCGCCGGTTTCGTCAACGTACTTTCCGGTACTATGCGCAATCTGGTGTATGCGCTTGAAGCTGTACGCCAGCAAAAGGAATCCGCATAA
- the rplL gene encoding 50S ribosomal protein L7/L12, whose translation MTKEQIMEAIEQMTVLELSELVKALEEKFGVSAAAPVAVAAAPAAGGAAAAAEEQTEFDVVLTNAGAGKINVIKVVREVTGLGLKEAKELVDGAPKAVKEKISKADAEALKAKLVEAGATVEVK comes from the coding sequence ATGACTAAAGAACAAATTATGGAAGCCATTGAGCAAATGACTGTGCTCGAACTGTCCGAGCTGGTAAAAGCCCTTGAAGAAAAATTTGGCGTATCTGCTGCTGCTCCTGTTGCTGTAGCTGCTGCTCCTGCTGCCGGCGGTGCTGCCGCTGCTGCTGAAGAACAAACTGAATTTGATGTAGTCCTCACCAACGCTGGTGCCGGCAAAATCAACGTTATCAAAGTGGTACGTGAAGTTACCGGTCTTGGCCTCAAAGAAGCTAAAGAGCTCGTTGACGGTGCTCCTAAAGCTGTCAAAGAAAAAATCTCCAAAGCCGATGCAGAAGCTCTCAAAGCTAAACTTGTTGAAGCTGGCGCAACTGTTGAAGTTAAGTAA